The Antarcticibacterium flavum genome contains the following window.
AGCTGCCCTTACCAGAGATGAGGATTTTAATTTTGTACCAATCCTCCAAACCCAGGGAGATCCTGCTCCTTTCACAGTATTTGCTCCTACCAATCAGGCGTTTTTAGACCTGTTGGAGGAATTAGATTTTGGTGGCCTTGATGATATCCCTTCAGATGTTCTTGCTGCAGCCCTTAGTTACCATGTGGTAACGGGAGCCAATGTAAGAAGTGGTGATATAACCGATGGTATGGAAGTTACTACTTTTGAATCTGGAACCTTTACTATCAATGCCAATGGCGACGTAACTATTACAGATGAAAATGGCCGTACTGCCACTATTGTTGCCGTAGATGTACAGGCAACAAATGGAGTTATTCATGTCATAGATACAGTGCTTTTACCGGGCGACGGTAGTGAGCCCGCACCATCCAATACCATTGCCGATTTTGTTGAGAATAATGATGATTATTCCAGTCTTAATGCTGCACTGGAAGTAGCCGGTTTAAAAGAAACCCTTGCAGGGGATGCTGAGCTTACTGTTTTTGCACCCAATAATGCTGCATTTGATGCCTTTCTTTCTACCAATGGATTTGCGGACTTAAGTGCTGTACCGGTTGATGTTTTAACTCAGGTACTTTTAAACCATGTCCAAAGCGGATCAATTTACGCTGCAGATCTTTCCACAGGATATATAGAAAGTATGGCAAGCTGGGGAGCATCTGGAGATGATAACCTTAGTATGTACATCAATACTGAAGACGGAGTTATGATAAACGGAGTATCCACGGTAACTACACCTAATGTTGAAGTGGATAACGGGGTGATACATGCAGTAGATGCTGTTATAGGTTTGCCAGATGTCGTAACTTTTGCCACAGCCGACTCTACATTTGAGATCCTCGTGGCAGCTTTAACAAGGGATGATGATTTCAATTTTGTATCGATCCTTCAAACACAAGGTGATCCTGCTCCATTTACAGTATTTGCACCCACAAATGATGCATTTGTAGACTTCCTTGGGGAATTTGGATTTGAAGATCTTGACGCTATACCTTCCGCAGTTCTTAGTGCTGCTTTAAGTTACCACGTTGTAACCGGAGCGAATGTAAGAAGTACAGATATTACAAATGGAATGGAAGTCACAACATTTGAAACCGGAACGTTCACTATAAACGCCCGGGATACAGTTACTATTCTCGATGAAAATGACCGGGAATCTACAGTAATAGCAGTAGATGTCCAGGCTACCAATGGAGTTATTCACGTAATCGATACGGTATTACTACCTGAATTGTAATACAGGTTCTCTATAGACGAAAATAGCCCGGAAGTTCCGGGCTATTTTTATTTATCTCGAAAAGAATTTACTTCTTGTTCTTCTTTTGTTGTTGCTCTGCCTGCTCCATCATTTCCTGCATCTTCCTTGCAAATTTACCCTGCTTCTTGGGCTTCTTCTTGTTCTCCTGGATCTTGGCGTGGATCTTATCCTCGTCAATGATCACATATTTAATCACCAGCATTATTCCAATTGTAATAAGGTTGGATGTGAAATAATACAGGGAAAGTCCACTGGCAAAATTATTAAAGAACACCAGCATGAATAAAGGGGAGAGGTACATGATAAATTTCATATTAGGCATCCCCGGCTGTTGATTTTGTTGCATTGTTTGACCGGTTGTCATCATCATATAAATGAATATGGCAATAGAGGCCAGAATTGGAAACAAACTCACATGATCCCCGTAGAACGGAATATAGAACGGCAAGTCAAGAACGTTGTCATAACTTGAAAGGTCATCTGCCCACAAGAATCCTTTTTGTCTAAGGTCAAAAGCACTTGGGAAGAACTGGAAGAGGGCATAGAAAACCGGGATCTGCATCAAGGCTGGTAAACATCCGCTCATAGGGCTGGCACCGGCCTTGCTGTAAAGCTTCATCGTTTCCTGCTGCTTCTTCATTGGATTGTCCTTGTACTTCTCGTTAAGCTCATTTATCTCCGGCCGCAGCACCTTCATTTTAGCCTGTGATAAATAAGATTTGTAAGTAACAGGGGATAGCACGATTCGCACTACAATGGTCATTACAATTATTGCAATACCATAACTTGGAAGAAAACTTGCAAGGAAGCTAAAGAATGGTATGAATATATATTTGTTTATCCATCCAAAGATTCCCCAACCAAGCGGTACAATTTCATCCAGGTTCCTGTCATAATCATTCAGGATCCTGTAATCTGTTGGTCCGTAATACCAGTTAAGATTGTAATTAAGTTCGCCGCCCTTAAGCTCCATGGCAAGGTTTGCGGTAAACTCTTTAGTATACACAGTATCTACCTCTTCATCCTGCACCAGGTTCCTTGAAGTAAATTCCCCTCTTGGGAACGCCGTATCTGTCAATAGGATGGAGGTGAAGAAATGCTGCTTAAAAGCTACATAGGTAATATTATCATCTGCATCATCGGTGAAATCGCCGTGTCCCAGGTAATCATCACTGCCGCTACCATATTCCCAGATAAGTTCTGTATATCTGTTCTCATATTCAATACTCTTGGCATTGCGGAAACCTTTAAGCCTCCAGTCAAGGGAAACATCCCGGGATGGATTGAGGACCCTGTTAAGACCCTGGGAACGAATACTGAAATCCAGCATATATTCCCCGGGTTTAAGTACATACCTGTACTCCAGGAATTCAGTTTCAGAGACTTTAAGCCTCATGGTAAGGATCTGGTTGTTTCCGCTTCGGCTTACTTCCGGTTCAAAATAGAGGTTTTCTGTATCCAGTACCCTGCCATCTGTAGTAGTAAAATTCAGGTTAAATGAAGCATTTCCGTCTTTAATAAGATATACAGGATTACCATTATAGGTTTCAAATTGGGTAAGCCTGGCTTCAGAAATATATCCGCCTTTATTGTCCACTTTTAATTCCAGCACATCATTGGAGATGGTTGTGGTATTCTCTGTAGCTGAAGGTAGGGTAGCAGAATAACCAAATGCGCCCAGTTCCCTTTGTGCCCTGTCTACAGCTGCTGAGTCCACAACAGTTTCCTGTGTGAAGGTTTGGGGTGCAGCAACGGGGGTTTGCTCTACCTGTTCTGTAGTGTCCTGTTGAGCCTCTGTTGCCTGCTCGTCAAAAGAGTTATTGTACAACATCCATATAAGGATACCTCCAATGAGAATAAACCCGATAAGGGATTGTACGTCAAATTTTTTTTCTTCCATGTGATTTGATAAAATGATCTGTAAGCGAAATTGTCGCTTTTAATTCTAAGTCAAAAAAATGACCTTTTACTTACTTTGTGCCACATTGACACTGTTTTTGTTTTTGGAATGGTTCAAAGCTGCCTTTATAAAGGAAATAAACAGCGGGTGGGGGTTGGCCACGGTGCTCTTGTATTCAGGGTGATATTGTACCCCAATGAACCACGGGTGATCCTCCAGTTCTACTATCTCTACCAGCCCGGTATCAGGATTTATCCCGGTGCTTTTTAAGCCGGAATGTTCCAGTTCATTCTTATATTTATTATTGTACTCATAACGGTGCCTGTGACGCTCTTTTATTTGAACCGAGCCATAAATCCTGTGGGCAAGGGAACCTTCACTAAGCTCGCAATCCCAGGATCCAAGTCTCATTGTGCCTCCCATGTGGGTAAGGTTCTTTTGCTCCTCCATAATATCGATCACGGGATGCTTTGTCATTGGATCCATCTCTGTGGAATTTGCATTCCTAAGCTGCAGGACATTGCGTGCAAATTCTATCACCGCCATTTGCATTCCAAGGCAAATTCCGAAGAAAGGTATTCCGTTTTCCCGGGCATATCTCACCGCATCGATTTTACCTTCTATTCCTCTTTCCCCAAATCCCGGTGCTACCAATATTCCGTCTAAATGGGCGATCTTATTCTTTATGGTATTCTCGTTAATGAATTCTGAATGAATACTCTCGACCACAACCTTCACTTCATTTTCTGCTCCAGCATGAATAAAAGCTTCCTGTATGGATTTATAAGAATCCTGTAATTCTACATATTTCCCAATTAATCCAATCCTAACCTCGTGTTTTGGATTTTTGTGGCGTTGCAGGAACTGGTTCCAGCGTTCAAGGTTTGGAGTAGTATTATCTGGTAAATTCAACTTTTTAAGCGCTACCGTATCCAGGCCTTCTTCCAGCATTAGATTTGGTACATCGTAAATAGTTGATGCATCTATTGATTGGATCACGGCCTCCTGTCTCACATTACAGAAGATGGCCAGTTTTCTCCTTATATCGTCCGATAATTCATGCTCGGTACGGCAAACCAGGATATCGGCTTTTATACCGCTTTCCATCAATGTCTTTACGCTGTGTTGCGTAGGTTTGGTCTTTAATTCCCCTGCAGCTGCAAGATAAGGTACCAGGGTAAGATGTATGACAAGGGCATTATCATCTCCCAGTTCCCATTTTAATTGCCTTACTGCTTCAATATATGGCAGGGATTCTATATCACCAACAGTTCCACCAATTTCAGTAATGATGATATCGTAGTCTCCTGTTTTTCCAAGAAGTTGTACCCGTTCCTTTATTTCATTTGTAATGTGAGGAACCACCTGCACAGTTTTTCCCAGGAATTCCCCTCTTCGTTCCTTTTCAATGACACTTTGGTAAATACGGCCGGTGGTTACATTATTTGCCTGGGAAGTATTAACATTGAGGAACCTTTCATAATGGCCCAGGTCAAGATCTGTTTCAGCCCCATCCTCGGTCACATAACATTCACCATGTTCGTAAGGGTTAAGAGTACCGGGGTCTACATTAATATAAGGGTCAAGTTTCTGAATAGTGGTTCTAAAACCACGCGCTTGTAATAATTTTGCCAGGGAAGCGGCTATAATTCCTTTTCCAAGAGAAGAAGAAACCCCGCCTGTTACAAAAATATACTTGGTTTCGGCCATTTTAGTAAGTTTGTTGCGTTGTAATATTCAGGGCGCTAAATTACAAAGAAGAAAAGAAAAATCCCCCGATTATTCCTGCTATTATTTTACAGTCCTAACACTACAAAACAATTTATACTTCCCTAATATTTAGGGTATTTGCTGCGTATAGTTCGTAGGATATGCTCCATGCCATTCACCTTAAGATCTGTGACCTGCGATAACTGGTCGCCTAATTTCCCTTTGGGAAAACCTTTTTGCCGGTGCCATATGAGGTAATATTCAGGAATTTCTGAGAGATAATAATCTTTATATTCCCCGTAGTACATTTTGGCATGTGCCAGTTCAATAAGGGCTTTATGGTCGGGCTTAATTTCCATAAAACAAAACTAAGATTAAGTTTTAAGGTAGACGTTAAAAAAATGTGCTACTTAATCAATTCTGAAAAGTTTAATTTTACAGCCTAATTCCAATAAATGAGATACCAGTATCAAATAAGGGTCACTCCTGAAGCTGCAGCAAAAAAAGAACTATTATTCAGGGAGGTTTCCAGGCATTCCGGTATCCCCCTTTCAGAAATTAATCACATAGAGGTATTGAAACGATCTATAGATGCAAGGCAAAAGGCGGTGAAAGTAAATTTGAAGGTGGAGGTATTTGTAGGGGAGGAGCATTTGAAGGAATCCTTTGAGCTTCCCAATTATCCTGATGTTTCAGGAAAAGAAGAGGTATTTATAATAGGCGCAGGCCCTGCAGGATTATTTGCAGCCTTAAGGTGTATTGAAGCAGGGGTAAAGCCTGTGGTCATTGAACGGGGGAAGGATGTAAGGAGCCGCAGGAGGGATCTTAAAGCGCTTAATATTGAGCATATAGTTAATGAAGACTCCAATTATTGTTTTGGAGAAGGGGGCGCAGGTACTTATAGTGACGGGAAGTTGTATACCAGGTCAAAGAAAAGGGGGATGTAAACCGCATTTTGCAGCTTCTGGTGGCCTATGGGGCAACCAACCAGATCCTGGTCGATGCGCATCCTCATATAGGAACCAATAAACTACCCGCTATTATTGCGAGTATAAGGGAAAAGATCCTGGAACACGGGGGAGAGGTGCTGTTCAATACAAGGGTTACAGATATTTTGCTGAAAGATGATGAGGTAAGCGGACTTAAAACCCAACTAGGAGAAACCTTCCATACCAGGAATATAATCCTGGCTACAGGCCATTCTGCCCGGGATATTTTTTCGCTTCTGGAGCAAAAGGGAATTGAGATCGAAGCCAAACCCTTTGCTCTGGGAGTGAGGGTAGAGCATCCGCAACAATTGATAGACAGGATACAGTATAAATGTGATGACCGGGGAGAATTTTTGCCACCTTCCCCTTACAGCATTGTAAAACAAATAAACGGGAGGGGTATGTACTCCTTTTGTATGTGTCCAGGAGGTATTATTGCACCCTGTGCTACAAGTCCGGGAGAAGTAGTCACCAACGGCTGGTCTCCCAGCAGGAGGGACCAGCCCACGGCAAACTCTGGAATAGTTATAGAACTGCGGCTGGCCGATTTCAAAAGCTACGGCCGCACGCCTTTGGCTGGAATGCACTTCCAGAAGGAAATAGAACAAACGGCCTGGGAGCTTGCAGGCAGGACCCAACGTGTTCCTGCACAACGACTTGTTGATTTTGTTGAAGGGAAAATTTCTAGCTGCCTTCCTGAAACTTCCTATAAACCCGGAGTGACATCTGCCGACCTGCGCGAGGTTTTTCCGGAATTTATACACCAAACACTAAATACCGGTTTCAGGGAATTTGGAAAGACCATGAGGGGATATCTTACCAATGAAGCAGTCATACATGCGCCAGAGTCGCGTACATCTTCCCCTGTTCGCATTCCGCGGGATCCTGTGACGCTGCAGCACGTGAGGATAAAAGGTCTTTATCCTTGCGGGGAAGGAGCAGGGTATGCAGGAGGAATCGTATCAGCAGCCATTGACGGTGAAAAATGTGCAGAAAGCTGTGTGGCTGCAATTTCACGGTAGTTGTTTCCAGGGCCCGCAATAATAAAGGTTAAATTATTGATAATTTGACCATGAACCGTTATGGATTTTTCACTTTTGCCTATCTTAATAATGAAGATTAATAAACCAAAGGCATGGCAATAATAGGATCACTCATCAAAGGACTCATAGATCTTAGGGATAGAATAGTTACAGAACCCGATCCCGAGGAAGCACAGCTGGAAGTGCTTAAAGATCTCCTTACCAAAGCCCGGGATACGGCTTTTGGCAAATATTATGGTTTTCAAGGTATTCTTGAAGATGCAGATATTAAAAAAGCCTTTGCAGCAAGAGTGCCTTATTTTGATTATAACAAGATCAATGAGCAGTGGTGGCAAAGAATGCACGAGGGGGAAGAGAATGTCACCTGGCCTGGGAAACCTCCTTATTTTGCACTAAGCAGTGGTACAACCGGGAAAAGTAGTAAAAGAATTCCTGTCACAGAGGATATGGTGGAAGCAATTCGCCAATCTGGTATTAAGCAAATAGGTGCATTAAGTAATTTCGACCTCCCGGGAGATTTCTTTGAAAAAGAGATCATGATGCTGGGTAGTTCTACAGACCTTCTGGAGGCCGGGGATCATAAAGAAGGGGAAATAAGCGGAATTTCAGCCAGTCGTATTCCATTTTGGTTCAGGAGTTATTACAAGCCGGGGGAGGAGATCGCCCAGATAGAGAATTGGGATGAAAGGGTTCAAAAAATAGCTGAAAATGCCAAAAATTGGGATATAGGAGCGCTTACCGGGATCCCGTCCTGGATGGAGCTTATGATGAAAGAGGTTATTAAATATCACAAGGTTTCAAATATCCATGAGATCTGGCCTAACCTGCAGGTCTATACCAGTGGAGGCGTTGCTTTTGAACCTTATGAGAAGAGCTTTAATGCGCTGCTGGCTCATCCAATAACAGTTATTGATACCTACCTGGCTTCTGAAGGTTTCCTGGCTTACCAGTCCAGGCCGGAAACAAATGCAATGAAATTGGTTCTTGATAATGGGATCTATTTTGAATTTGTCCCTTTTAAAGCTGAATACGTTAATGAGGATGGATCAATTAGCGATGATGCCCCTGTAATTCCCCTTTCTGAAGTCAAAGAGGAAGAGGATTACATTCTTCTTATAAGCACTGTATCTGGTGCATGGAGGTATTTGATTGGCGACACCATTAAGTTTACAGATGTTGAAAGGCACGAGATAAGGATCACCGGCAGGACAAAATTCTTTTTAAATGTGGTGGGGTCACAATTATCTGTAAACAAAATGAATGACGCGGTAAAGGAACTGGAGGAAAGATATGATATCGAAATTCCTGAGTTCACTCTGGCCGCTGTTCGAATTGATGGCGAATTCTATCATTCGTGGTATCTTGGCACCAATGGAAAAGTGGATGATGAGGAACTTGCACAGTCACTGGATGAAATACTAAAGCAAGCTAATAAGAATTATAGCGTCGCTCGCAGTAAAGCCCTGAAAGGTGTTAAGGTCAAGACCATTCCATCAGATCTCTTTTACGAATGGAATGCAGCCAATAAAAAGAAAGGCGGGCAGGTTAAAATGGAGAAGGTGATGAACGAGGAAAAGTTCGCGCAATGGGAAGACTTTATTAAAAAGCAGTTGGCTTCTGGATAATTAAATTCCTTTACTCCAGCTCCTCGACCAGTTCCAGGATCTCTTCGGGAGAAAGATATAATCTCTTGATCCTTGCTTTGTACACCTCAGAAAGATCGGCATGCCCAAGGATAAAATCTTTTGTGGCGAGGATGTATTCCCCCATTCCATGATTGACAGCATAGGTATCTGCGGCCCTTTCAGCTTCACGTATATAATTATTGGATAACACATAGCGAATCCCGAAAGTAAGGAGATTAAAACCTTTCCTGTCCCTGTAATCCATGATATGGCCCAGCTCGTGGCCTATCCATCCAATAAGCACATCTTTAGGAATATCCTCAACGCCAAATTCTTCATCTTCTATATGAAGCCTTTCGCTTATCATAATATAATAAGACCTGTTTTTCCTTTTTTTAAATATGCCCGAAAATTTGGGCTGGGCCTGCATAAATGACTTTTTAATACTCTTCTTGAACTTAAATTCAATAGGGGTGTCAATCAATTCCGGGTAATGGGAGAGGGCTATACGAACTTCTTCTTCTATTGAGGGAGGTACAACCTTATTTGTGAAATGTAAACTGTCATTATTTTTCATAACTGTAGATAAAGCAAACATGGAGTTTTGAAATATAAGGAATAACCCGGCACAAAAAAGGATTTGCACAGGAACCTGTCGGTTCTTATGGAGATAAGGCATTCTTATAGCTTTTTTTATAAAGATACTGTTCTCGGGGCATTTTTAAAAATCATAATTATAAAACATAAAAAAGCCCTACACAAAGTGTAAGGCTTAAAACTTTCATAAGTATAGTAACTATATAAACAAAGCCTAAGCTTGTTTCACGTTTACTGCATTTAATCCTTTTCTTCCTTCTTCAAGATCAAACGTTACTTCGTCGTTCTCTCTGATTTCATCAACAAGACCATTTGCGTGTACGAAATATTCTTTGTTTGATTCTTCGTCTGTAATAAATCCAAATCCTTTAGAGTCGTTAAAAAATTTGACAGTTCCTCTATTCATTATATATAAATTTAATTTGGACAAAGATATGATAAATTAATTGATTTTAAATATATCGTGAGTTTTATTTTAAATTTTTTAATTTTTTAAAATTTTTACTGAAAATTTTTCTGTAACATTTTTTCTTTTTTAAAAATCTTAAAAATAAAAAGCTGCCCCTTTGGACAGCTTTTAGATTTTCTGAAAACAGCAGTTGTTATCCTGCCATGATCTTTTGCAATCTCTGAATTAGGGAAGGGTTAGTTTGCATGGCCCCTGCTATTTGCTCATATCTTTCAACGGTAAGATCGGCATCTGTAATGATCTCTTCCATCTCTGCCTGGATTGCAGGTTGCATTTTTTCAATTTTCTCAACTGCTTTTGCATGTTTTTGAAGGTCTTCTTTCGATGCATCAACCTGCTGGTTTTGCATTTTTGCCTGGTGTATTTCATTAAAGGTACCTATCTCCATATCCTGCTCTTCCACGGCAGCTATCATCTTCTTTTGTGCTTTTTGCTGTGCCACCTGTATACCCTGGTAGGCTTCAGCAAATTTTTCCAGTTCAGCATCGGTCACCTTTACATCCTGTTGTTGCTGTTGTTGCTGTGGTAGCTGCGGGGTTTGGGCCATAGCCGTGGAACCCGCAAAAAGTCCTGCGCAAAGCAGCATCACATTCATCTTTCTTTTCAATCTAAACATCTGTTTGTTTTTAATTATTAAAATTTGAAGCTTGCAAACTAAGGGTCTTATCGCATTTTGCATAATTAGGAGCGTTAAAGATTTGTTAGAACCTTGATCTTGCTCAGTTTTTGGATTTCTTTATGAAAGAAAACCCTCTTATCAATCGACTTAATTATTACATTTAATGCGATCAAAATTTAGAGGGCAATCCTTTAAACTCTATAATATCTGCTTCACTATGAAAGGCCCTATTCATACTTTTTTAATTTTGATTATTTCCCTGCTGGCAGGAAGTATGCTCCTCTCATGTGTAGAGAAAGCGGCACCCGGTAACCAAAAGAGGCCTGCAATCAAGGAGGATACGACCAAAACGGTTTCTGCACTTAAGGAGCATTTGATTCAATTGGAGAATGAGTTAATAATTACCTACAGGCTGGATTCACTTACAGATGTTAAAAAGGCTGATAGTTTATGGGCATCTTACAGTAAACATCAGCAAAGAACACTGCTGGCAATTAATAGAATAGATGCTGTAAGGGTGGGGCCCGGCAGCAAAATTGTTGTGCCAGATACACTTGTCGAGGATTTTAATTTATATGCTCCCTTTCCATCCCGGCTTGATATTCTTGAACCTATACCTCAAACTGTTCTTATCTCGCGCAGGGTTCAGGCTTTTGGGCTGTATGAGTGTGGCAGGCTTATAAAATGGGGTCCCGTAAGTACAGGCAAGCAGTCCACTCCCACTCCTGCAGGACTTAATTATGGGAATTACAAAGCTAAAAGGAAAATAAGTACGGTCAACCAAAGCTGGCTCATGCCATATTATTTTAATTTCATGAATTTTGAAGGGGTAGGGGTGCACCAGTACTTATTACCCGGTTTCCCTGCCAGTCATGCCTGTGTAAGGCTTGAGATGGCAGATGCTATGTTCATATATGAATGGGCACAGCAGTGGGAACTGGATGCTACACGCACAAGGGTGGTTCGAAATGGTACACCTTTTATGGTCTTTGGGGATTATGATTTTGAAGCAGATGTACCGTGGCTGCAATTGGTCAATGATCCTGCCGCTAACGAACTGAACAAGCAGGAGCTGGATATTTTAAAAAAATATACCGAGGAATATTTCAAGGATATAAGAAACTTCAATACTATAGAAGTACAGCAGCCTCAGGGTTCAATAGCTACTTAATTCCGCTTTTATTTGTAAATTAAGTTATAAACCAATGTTATGACAAATTCAAAGTTTAAGAATTTCGTGTGGGCTATGCCGCTAATTTTCCTGTTCTTTCCATTTTCCCTGCTTGCCCAGGAAACAACAGTAATGGTAAGGGTGCATAGTAAGGATGCTAAATTTATTGGTAGTTCTATTGGTGGCGCCAAAGTGCTTGTGAGGAATGAGGCTACCGGGGAACTATTAGCTGAAGGTATAACTCGGGGAAGTACCGGAGATACAGAAAAGATCATGCAGGAGCCGCGTAAAAGAGGGGAAAGACTTTCAACAGGTGAAACTGCAGGTTTTCTTGCCAGGCTTGATATTACTGAACCTGTTTTTGTAACTATAGAGGCTATTGCCCCGGTGAATAAAAGACAGGCAGCTGTTAGATCCAGTACGCAGTTATGGGTGATCCCCGGCAAAAATATAGAAGGAGATGGCGTTGTGTTGGAGGTTCCCGGTTTTGTTATAGATATACTTTCTCCTCAAACCCATGAAAGGATCGCGCAGGGGGAGGATATTAATATTCGTGCAAATGTTGTCATGATGTGCGGGTGCCCGGTTACCCCCGGCGGAATATGGAATGCCGATGACTACGAGGTTACAGCCATAATAAAACAGGAGGGAGGGGAACCCAGGGAAGTTCGACTGGAACCCATACAAAAGCCCAGCACCTTCGAGGAAAAAATTTCACTAGAGCCGGGGAATTATGAGATCACAGTATATGCTTTTGATCCTCAAACCGGGAATACCGGGCTGGACAGGACCAATATAATAGTCCAGTAAGGTTTACTTTTCAACTTCAAGGTCTATAAGTCCCAAATCCAGAATGGTCCTTAGTACCCCGTTTTCATTATTACCAAATTCTGTTCTATGTCTGCTGATTTTGATAATTTCGGGATGTGCGTTTTTCATGGCATAGCTATGCGTTGCATTCTGCATCATTTCAAGATCGTTGAGGTAATCTCCAAAGACCAAAGTCTCATCAGGAGAGATATTTAATTTTTCCTGAACTTTTCTTATGGCTACTCCCTTATTGGCAGATTTTGCGGTAATATCTAAAAAGATCCTGGCGGCTACAGCTACTTTAAAATCATTTTCAAACTCTTTATAGGCAGCGTAACTATTTTCCTCCACACCCTGCCAGTCACATAAGGTTACTTTTAATACAGTATCTTCCACTTGAGTTAA
Protein-coding sequences here:
- a CDS encoding M48 family metalloprotease; this encodes MKNNDSLHFTNKVVPPSIEEEVRIALSHYPELIDTPIEFKFKKSIKKSFMQAQPKFSGIFKKRKNRSYYIMISERLHIEDEEFGVEDIPKDVLIGWIGHELGHIMDYRDRKGFNLLTFGIRYVLSNNYIREAERAADTYAVNHGMGEYILATKDFILGHADLSEVYKARIKRLYLSPEEILELVEELE
- a CDS encoding cold-shock protein — translated: MNRGTVKFFNDSKGFGFITDEESNKEYFVHANGLVDEIRENDEVTFDLEEGRKGLNAVNVKQA
- a CDS encoding DUF4168 domain-containing protein; this encodes MFRLKRKMNVMLLCAGLFAGSTAMAQTPQLPQQQQQQQDVKVTDAELEKFAEAYQGIQVAQQKAQKKMIAAVEEQDMEIGTFNEIHQAKMQNQQVDASKEDLQKHAKAVEKIEKMQPAIQAEMEEIITDADLTVERYEQIAGAMQTNPSLIQRLQKIMAG
- a CDS encoding CTP synthase, which codes for MAETKYIFVTGGVSSSLGKGIIAASLAKLLQARGFRTTIQKLDPYINVDPGTLNPYEHGECYVTEDGAETDLDLGHYERFLNVNTSQANNVTTGRIYQSVIEKERRGEFLGKTVQVVPHITNEIKERVQLLGKTGDYDIIITEIGGTVGDIESLPYIEAVRQLKWELGDDNALVIHLTLVPYLAAAGELKTKPTQHSVKTLMESGIKADILVCRTEHELSDDIRRKLAIFCNVRQEAVIQSIDASTIYDVPNLMLEEGLDTVALKKLNLPDNTTPNLERWNQFLQRHKNPKHEVRIGLIGKYVELQDSYKSIQEAFIHAGAENEVKVVVESIHSEFINENTIKNKIAHLDGILVAPGFGERGIEGKIDAVRYARENGIPFFGICLGMQMAVIEFARNVLQLRNANSTEMDPMTKHPVIDIMEEQKNLTHMGGTMRLGSWDCELSEGSLAHRIYGSVQIKERHRHRYEYNNKYKNELEHSGLKSTGINPDTGLVEIVELEDHPWFIGVQYHPEYKSTVANPHPLFISFIKAALNHSKNKNSVNVAQSK
- a CDS encoding DUF3820 family protein — protein: MEIKPDHKALIELAHAKMYYGEYKDYYLSEIPEYYLIWHRQKGFPKGKLGDQLSQVTDLKVNGMEHILRTIRSKYPKY
- a CDS encoding GH3 family domain-containing protein, whose product is MAIIGSLIKGLIDLRDRIVTEPDPEEAQLEVLKDLLTKARDTAFGKYYGFQGILEDADIKKAFAARVPYFDYNKINEQWWQRMHEGEENVTWPGKPPYFALSSGTTGKSSKRIPVTEDMVEAIRQSGIKQIGALSNFDLPGDFFEKEIMMLGSSTDLLEAGDHKEGEISGISASRIPFWFRSYYKPGEEIAQIENWDERVQKIAENAKNWDIGALTGIPSWMELMMKEVIKYHKVSNIHEIWPNLQVYTSGGVAFEPYEKSFNALLAHPITVIDTYLASEGFLAYQSRPETNAMKLVLDNGIYFEFVPFKAEYVNEDGSISDDAPVIPLSEVKEEEDYILLISTVSGAWRYLIGDTIKFTDVERHEIRITGRTKFFLNVVGSQLSVNKMNDAVKELEERYDIEIPEFTLAAVRIDGEFYHSWYLGTNGKVDDEELAQSLDEILKQANKNYSVARSKALKGVKVKTIPSDLFYEWNAANKKKGGQVKMEKVMNEEKFAQWEDFIKKQLASG
- the yidC gene encoding membrane protein insertase YidC; the encoded protein is MEEKKFDVQSLIGFILIGGILIWMLYNNSFDEQATEAQQDTTEQVEQTPVAAPQTFTQETVVDSAAVDRAQRELGAFGYSATLPSATENTTTISNDVLELKVDNKGGYISEARLTQFETYNGNPVYLIKDGNASFNLNFTTTDGRVLDTENLYFEPEVSRSGNNQILTMRLKVSETEFLEYRYVLKPGEYMLDFSIRSQGLNRVLNPSRDVSLDWRLKGFRNAKSIEYENRYTELIWEYGSGSDDYLGHGDFTDDADDNITYVAFKQHFFTSILLTDTAFPRGEFTSRNLVQDEEVDTVYTKEFTANLAMELKGGELNYNLNWYYGPTDYRILNDYDRNLDEIVPLGWGIFGWINKYIFIPFFSFLASFLPSYGIAIIVMTIVVRIVLSPVTYKSYLSQAKMKVLRPEINELNEKYKDNPMKKQQETMKLYSKAGASPMSGCLPALMQIPVFYALFQFFPSAFDLRQKGFLWADDLSSYDNVLDLPFYIPFYGDHVSLFPILASIAIFIYMMMTTGQTMQQNQQPGMPNMKFIMYLSPLFMLVFFNNFASGLSLYYFTSNLITIGIMLVIKYVIIDEDKIHAKIQENKKKPKKQGKFARKMQEMMEQAEQQQKKNKK
- a CDS encoding fasciclin domain-containing protein, which produces MLKLSYLKNLALVAFLSLGVMACSSDDEGGDIIVPNNTIADFVETNQDYSSLNAALIATDLKATLGGSTNYTVFAPNNAAFNAFLSANGFESLSAVPVGLLTQVLLNHVIEGTVFSGDLATGYTTNLATGAASDANLSMFINTADGVVINGESTVTTADVEVDNGVIHAVNSVIGLPDVTTFATADPSFEILVAALTRDEDFNFVPILQTQGDPAPFTVFAPTNQAFLDLLEELDFGGLDDIPSDVLAAALSYHVVTGANVRSGDITDGMEVTTFESGTFTINANGDVTITDENGRTATIVAVDVQATNGVIHVIDTVLLPGDGSEPAPSNTIADFVENNDDYSSLNAALEVAGLKETLAGDAELTVFAPNNAAFDAFLSTNGFADLSAVPVDVLTQVLLNHVQSGSIYAADLSTGYIESMASWGASGDDNLSMYINTEDGVMINGVSTVTTPNVEVDNGVIHAVDAVIGLPDVVTFATADSTFEILVAALTRDDDFNFVSILQTQGDPAPFTVFAPTNDAFVDFLGEFGFEDLDAIPSAVLSAALSYHVVTGANVRSTDITNGMEVTTFETGTFTINARDTVTILDENDRESTVIAVDVQATNGVIHVIDTVLLPEL